The genome window GTCGCTCAACGCGGTCCCGTTCTACCTCGCCGCAGGCTGGGCGCGGGAGCGCGCGACCACGCACACGCTGGCGCCCGGACGCGACATCGCGTGCGTCGTCATGACGAAGACGCTCGCTGAGCTGCCCGTCGTCGTGCGCGAGGAGACGCCGGCGGATGCGGGCGCCATCCGCGCCGTCAACGTGGCCGCGTTCGGCCGCGACGGCGAGGGCGTGCTCGTGGATCGCCTCCGTCACGCGGGCGCACTCGGGCTGTCGCTGCTCGCGGAGCTCGACGGGACCGTCGCCGGCCATCTCGCTCTCAGCCCGGTCACGATCGATGGCGCATGCGGCGCGCCGCTCGGCCTCG of Candidatus Eisenbacteria bacterium contains these proteins:
- a CDS encoding N-acetyltransferase, whose translation is SLNAVPFYLAAGWARERATTHTLAPGRDIACVVMTKTLAELPVVVREETPADAGAIRAVNVAAFGRDGEGVLVDRLRHAGALGLSLLAELDGTVAGHLALSPVTIDGACGAPLGLGPMSVLPAYQGNGIGSRLVEEGLARARERGHGAVVVLGHPGFYPRFGFVPASRFGLSYDDRVPDEVFMAAELVPGALASASGFVRYRPEFDAVSE